The following are encoded together in the Streptomyces tsukubensis genome:
- a CDS encoding FecCD family ABC transporter permease, which translates to MGGGARVAGHLLLWAGGGAALLLSIAVAVTIGPAAISVGDVWTVVLSHLGRAGPTELTPIREGIVWDLRMPRTLLAAICGAGLAVCGAVMQSLLRNPLADPFVLGVSSGASTGAVLVVVLGVGGGAISVSAGAFVGALFSFGVVLLLSHTLGGSTDRVVLSGVAAMQLFSALTSFVVMTAADAETTRGVLFWLLGSLGGVGWSDVWVCLAVLVVALAVFAARARALDAFAFGQDAAATLGVNVARTRLLLLSVTALLTAALVSSAGAIGFVGLVLPHAARALVGAAHGRLLLVTALAGAVFLVWVDTLARTVLQPQDIPVGVVTSLVGVPAFVVVLRRTRGTR; encoded by the coding sequence CTGGGCGGCGGCGCACGGGTGGCTGGACACCTGCTGCTGTGGGCGGGCGGCGGCGCGGCCCTCCTGCTCTCCATCGCCGTGGCCGTGACCATCGGGCCCGCCGCGATCAGCGTGGGCGACGTGTGGACCGTGGTGCTCTCGCACCTCGGCCGGGCCGGGCCCACGGAGCTCACGCCCATCCGTGAGGGCATCGTCTGGGACCTGCGGATGCCACGCACCCTGCTCGCCGCGATCTGTGGCGCCGGACTCGCCGTCTGCGGAGCGGTCATGCAGTCGCTGCTGCGCAACCCGCTCGCCGACCCCTTCGTCCTAGGTGTCTCCTCGGGGGCCTCGACCGGCGCCGTCCTCGTCGTGGTGCTCGGAGTCGGCGGCGGCGCGATATCCGTCTCCGCGGGGGCCTTCGTCGGCGCCCTCTTCTCCTTCGGTGTCGTCCTGCTGCTCAGCCACACCCTCGGCGGCTCCACCGACCGCGTGGTGCTCTCCGGCGTCGCGGCGATGCAACTGTTCTCCGCGCTGACCTCCTTCGTGGTGATGACGGCCGCCGACGCGGAGACGACCCGCGGAGTCCTCTTCTGGCTCCTGGGCTCCCTCGGCGGCGTCGGCTGGAGCGACGTGTGGGTCTGCCTGGCGGTGCTCGTCGTCGCGCTCGCGGTCTTCGCCGCACGGGCCCGTGCCCTCGACGCCTTCGCCTTCGGGCAGGACGCGGCCGCCACCCTCGGCGTGAACGTCGCGAGGACCCGACTGCTCCTGCTCTCGGTGACCGCGCTCCTGACGGCCGCCCTGGTCAGCTCGGCCGGAGCCATCGGCTTCGTCGGCCTGGTCCTGCCGCACGCCGCCCGCGCGCTCGTCGGCGCGGCCCACGGCAGGCTGCTCCTCGTCACGGCGCTCGCGGGAGCGGTCTTCCTGGTCTGGGTCGACACCCTCGCGAGGACCGTCCTCCAGCCGCAGGACATTCCGGTCGGCGTGGTCACCTCACTCGTCGGGGTGCCCGCCTTCGTCGTCGTACTGCGCCGCACCAGGGGCACGCGATGA